In Dyadobacter subterraneus, a single genomic region encodes these proteins:
- a CDS encoding TetR/AcrR family transcriptional regulator: protein MRTRDTNKQDLVKKMAIETIVKYGLEGFTIAKLARACNISVGTPYVYYQDKDDLIIQIVLEEGAKMEAAMNKNFDPDSSLEDGLRVQWKNRVDYMIENPLTGRFFDQISSSTYHEQLLEKFHGNSEWLNEFRENIERFITNAVDRNELDPMPFEVYWTIAFAPLNALVRFHLQGRSITGKSFQMSDDVLWETFDRVLMALKK, encoded by the coding sequence ATGCGCACAAGAGATACTAACAAACAGGACTTGGTCAAAAAAATGGCTATTGAGACCATCGTAAAATATGGACTCGAAGGTTTTACCATTGCCAAGCTGGCGAGGGCGTGCAATATTTCCGTGGGAACACCATATGTTTATTACCAGGACAAGGATGATTTAATCATTCAGATTGTGCTGGAAGAAGGCGCAAAAATGGAAGCTGCGATGAATAAAAATTTCGATCCGGATTCTTCATTGGAAGACGGCCTTCGTGTGCAATGGAAAAACAGAGTGGATTATATGATAGAAAATCCTTTGACCGGACGATTTTTCGACCAGATCAGCAGCTCAACATACCACGAGCAGTTACTGGAAAAATTCCATGGAAATTCAGAATGGTTGAATGAATTCAGGGAAAATATCGAACGTTTCATTACCAACGCCGTTGATCGTAATGAGCTTGATCCCATGCCTTTTGAGGTTTACTGGACGATAGCATTTGCACCTTTAAATGCTCTGGTCCGCTTTCATCTGCAAGGCCGGAGTATAACAGGGAAGTCTTTTCAAATGAGTGATGATGTGTTGTGGGAGACTTTTGATCGTGTACTAATGGCTTTAAAGAAGTAA
- a CDS encoding helix-turn-helix domain-containing protein: MSTFLHLKSIADLFRFFRLERAVMHPLVAVIDFSKVREDITEKTLLSCDFYSLICKSYNRNNFKYGRKVVDFQDGSLICMAPNQVLELENDSEPDAALTGWGLFFHPDLIRATSVFEKMKDYSFFAYEVAEALHLSDKENQILKDCVAKIETELKENIDEHSQNIIVSQIELVLNYCTRFYSRQFITRKNSNNGVVMQVEKILSTYFQDNTEKRLPTVKDLAEQVFLSPGYLSDLLKKETGKSAQDHIHFYLIDEAKNLLLSTDKTVSEIAYILGFEYSQYFNKLFKQKTGKTPVEFRN; this comes from the coding sequence ATGAGCACGTTCCTTCATTTAAAAAGTATTGCAGACTTGTTCCGGTTTTTCCGGCTGGAACGGGCTGTCATGCATCCTTTGGTTGCTGTGATTGATTTTAGCAAAGTAAGAGAAGATATCACTGAGAAAACATTGCTTTCATGCGATTTCTATTCGCTGATCTGTAAAAGTTATAACCGGAACAACTTTAAATATGGCCGTAAAGTAGTGGATTTCCAGGACGGAAGCCTGATTTGTATGGCGCCAAACCAGGTGCTTGAACTGGAAAACGATTCTGAGCCCGATGCGGCTTTAACCGGCTGGGGTTTATTTTTTCACCCGGACCTGATCAGGGCAACCTCGGTATTCGAAAAAATGAAGGATTACAGTTTTTTCGCTTATGAGGTGGCAGAGGCACTGCATCTGTCGGATAAAGAGAATCAGATATTGAAGGATTGTGTGGCAAAAATTGAAACTGAATTAAAGGAAAATATTGATGAACACAGCCAAAATATTATCGTTTCGCAAATTGAACTGGTGCTGAATTACTGTACACGTTTTTACAGCCGCCAGTTTATTACCCGTAAGAACTCGAATAACGGAGTTGTCATGCAGGTAGAAAAGATTTTGAGTACTTATTTTCAGGATAATACTGAAAAACGCCTGCCGACAGTCAAGGATTTAGCGGAACAAGTGTTTTTGTCGCCGGGATATTTGAGTGATCTGCTCAAAAAAGAGACCGGCAAAAGTGCCCAGGATCACATCCACTTTTATTTGATTGACGAAGCAAAAAACCTGCTGTTAAGTACCGACAAAACCGTAAGTGAGATTGCCTATATTTTGGGATTTGAATACTCACAATATTTTAACAAACTTTTTAAACAAAAGACTGGAAAAACGCCTGTTGAATTCCGTAACTGA
- a CDS encoding SDR family oxidoreductase translates to MKKTILITGASSGIGAATAQLFLSKNWNVIATMRKPEESNLTGENLLVTKLDVLDVSSIENAVSEGISRFGSIDVLLNNAGYGAYGILESFSREQIIRQFNTNVIGLLDVTKAILPHFRGKKSGIIINISSIGGKMTFPLGTLYHGTKFAVEGISESLSYEVEQFGGKVKIVEPGAIATDFSGRSLDFSNDESMAEYQSIAQKILEGMPEFFKNASPASVVADVIFEAATDGKDQLRYTAGDDARAIIAQRGQVDDATFMAGMKSQFGI, encoded by the coding sequence ATGAAAAAGACCATTTTAATTACAGGCGCTAGCAGCGGTATCGGCGCAGCAACTGCCCAACTATTTCTAAGTAAAAACTGGAATGTAATTGCTACCATGCGGAAACCGGAGGAAAGCAATCTTACAGGTGAAAATCTACTGGTGACAAAACTGGATGTTCTGGATGTATCTTCTATTGAAAATGCAGTTAGTGAAGGTATTAGCCGGTTTGGCAGCATCGATGTATTACTGAATAATGCCGGATATGGCGCTTACGGAATTCTGGAATCATTTTCGCGGGAGCAGATTATCCGTCAGTTTAATACCAATGTAATTGGCTTACTTGATGTAACCAAAGCCATATTACCACATTTTCGCGGGAAAAAAAGCGGGATTATCATTAATATTTCTTCCATTGGCGGCAAGATGACATTTCCTTTAGGGACTTTGTACCATGGGACGAAATTTGCCGTAGAAGGTATATCGGAATCGTTGAGTTATGAAGTAGAACAGTTTGGTGGCAAGGTTAAAATCGTTGAACCAGGCGCCATCGCAACTGACTTTTCAGGCCGGTCGCTGGATTTTAGTAACGATGAAAGTATGGCTGAATACCAGTCCATTGCACAAAAAATATTGGAAGGAATGCCGGAATTCTTTAAAAATGCATCCCCGGCCAGTGTGGTTGCAGATGTCATTTTTGAAGCGGCAACGGATGGTAAGGATCAGTTACGCTACACGGCGGGTGATGATGCCAGAGCGATTATTGCTCAGCGCGGGCAAGTGGATGATGCCACATTTATGGCAGGAATGAAATCACAATTTGGGATTTAG
- a CDS encoding MutS-related protein, with product MFISKKKLLARLKNNSIKIKEESFDFDRIARFFTLSDTTNFRQVISDRTFQDLDMDEIFMFLDRTTSKVGQQLLYLIIRTIPENDIRTEKFEKIIQGLKENPEVREKILREISVLNQKNAYNIPSLFLENHIGKPGWFWVIQVLSLTSVFSLLLSFLFPKIFLFLILLLAVNFSIHYWNKLNVYKYSSSIPQLLLLNQAAKKIVTFKGMADQHPGIFDSVKAIDSLGMQMSLFKLEIKLQSEIGQAVEYLAELVKAFFLIEPLVLYNVLKVLDLKRKEVQNVYEYVGEIDAAISINFLRDDLPYFCLPTIISAKKQITAVDVYHPLIYQFVPNSINLNERSALLTGSNMSGKTTFIRTVGINTITAQTINTCFAREFVIPKLKIHSAIRISDDLLNDKSYYFEEVLTIKALLEESNLDTRNLFLLDEIFKGTNTVERIASGKAVLTYLNRGNNMAVAATHDLELAELLKDEFSMFHFAEVILDGEIKFDYKIKPGNLTNTNAIRILELNNYPKEVTDEATLLANRIYHHKTGSTTGFDSKL from the coding sequence ATGTTTATTTCAAAAAAGAAATTGCTTGCCCGGCTGAAGAACAACTCTATCAAAATCAAAGAAGAGTCCTTTGATTTTGATAGAATTGCGCGTTTTTTCACATTAAGTGATACTACAAACTTTCGTCAGGTTATTTCGGATCGAACTTTTCAGGATCTTGACATGGACGAAATATTCATGTTTTTAGATCGCACAACTTCAAAAGTTGGTCAGCAGCTCTTGTATCTTATAATCAGGACAATTCCTGAAAATGATATAAGAACTGAAAAGTTTGAAAAGATTATTCAGGGACTAAAAGAAAATCCCGAGGTTCGAGAGAAAATTCTGCGCGAAATTTCCGTACTAAATCAAAAAAACGCCTACAACATTCCTTCCCTCTTTTTGGAAAATCATATCGGGAAACCAGGCTGGTTCTGGGTTATTCAGGTGCTTTCGCTAACAAGTGTTTTTTCGCTTTTATTATCATTTCTTTTTCCGAAGATTTTTCTTTTCCTTATTTTATTGTTAGCCGTCAATTTTTCAATCCATTACTGGAATAAACTTAACGTTTATAAATACAGCAGCTCCATTCCTCAATTATTATTACTAAACCAGGCGGCAAAAAAGATTGTAACCTTCAAAGGTATGGCCGACCAGCACCCGGGTATCTTTGACTCCGTTAAGGCAATCGATAGTTTAGGTATGCAGATGTCCCTATTCAAACTGGAAATAAAACTGCAAAGCGAGATTGGTCAGGCGGTGGAATATCTGGCAGAACTGGTGAAAGCATTTTTTCTTATAGAACCACTGGTGCTTTATAATGTCTTGAAAGTGCTTGACTTGAAAAGGAAAGAGGTACAAAATGTCTATGAATATGTTGGAGAAATCGATGCAGCCATTTCCATCAATTTTCTGAGAGATGACTTACCATACTTTTGCTTACCAACGATTATTTCTGCCAAAAAGCAAATAACAGCAGTGGACGTTTACCATCCGCTTATTTATCAATTTGTTCCAAACTCTATAAACCTGAATGAGCGGTCAGCCCTTTTAACCGGGTCCAATATGTCAGGTAAAACAACTTTTATTCGTACCGTCGGTATTAACACGATTACTGCGCAAACGATCAATACATGTTTTGCGAGGGAATTTGTGATTCCTAAACTAAAAATACATTCTGCCATCCGGATTTCGGATGACCTTTTAAATGATAAAAGTTATTATTTTGAGGAGGTGCTTACCATAAAAGCGTTATTGGAAGAAAGCAACCTCGATACCAGAAATTTATTTCTTCTTGATGAAATATTTAAGGGGACAAATACCGTTGAAAGAATCGCTTCCGGGAAAGCAGTTTTGACATATCTGAATAGAGGAAACAATATGGCCGTTGCCGCCACGCATGACCTTGAACTGGCTGAATTACTGAAAGATGAGTTTTCTATGTTTCACTTCGCGGAGGTAATTCTGGATGGCGAAATCAAGTTTGATTATAAAATTAAACCTGGCAATTTAACAAACACGAATGCCATCAGAATTTTGGAGCTAAACAATTATCCCAAAGAAGTAACAGACGAAGCAACTCTTCTGGCCAACCGGATTTATCATCATAAAACCGGATCAACGACCGGATTTGATTCAAAATTGTAA
- a CDS encoding sialate O-acetylesterase, translating into MENLIHSFLMIGQSNMAGRGFIRDVKPIYDEQIRMLVNGRWQTMSEPMNFDRPTSGVSLAASFAGTWRLNNENQQIGLIPCADGGSSLDDWAVGGVLYENAVFQTKLAQRTSSLTGILWHQGENDSFACRSETYYDKLAVIIAALRQELEAPDIPFITGGLGDFLSTGRYGKYFTEYKSVNRELLRFANTNPNAYFVSAAELTANPDGLHFDALSLRKFGIRYFEAFKHQKNVPGPITGENELINTIQDRPFTKNEKASLLEISFGLGNLSLEDFENQLSTITAFDS; encoded by the coding sequence ATGGAAAACTTAATACACTCATTTCTGATGATCGGGCAATCCAATATGGCGGGGCGCGGATTTATAAGAGATGTAAAACCAATATATGACGAGCAGATCAGAATGTTGGTAAACGGGCGGTGGCAAACAATGTCTGAACCCATGAATTTTGACAGACCGACTTCGGGCGTTAGTCTGGCTGCATCATTTGCAGGCACCTGGCGTTTGAATAATGAAAATCAACAAATAGGCTTAATCCCCTGTGCAGATGGTGGTTCCAGTCTGGACGATTGGGCAGTGGGAGGAGTGTTATATGAAAATGCAGTGTTTCAAACAAAACTTGCCCAGCGTACAAGTTCGCTTACTGGCATTTTATGGCATCAGGGAGAAAATGATAGTTTTGCATGCCGTTCTGAAACTTATTATGATAAATTAGCGGTCATAATAGCTGCACTTCGACAGGAATTGGAAGCACCGGATATTCCCTTCATCACAGGTGGTTTGGGTGATTTTTTAAGCACTGGCAGGTATGGGAAATATTTCACAGAATATAAATCTGTGAACCGCGAGTTGCTTCGGTTTGCTAACACAAATCCGAATGCGTATTTTGTATCAGCCGCTGAACTTACAGCTAATCCTGATGGGCTCCACTTTGATGCCCTATCCTTACGGAAATTCGGAATCAGATATTTTGAGGCATTCAAACACCAAAAAAATGTTCCCGGTCCGATTACTGGCGAGAATGAGCTCATCAATACCATACAGGACAGGCCATTCACTAAAAATGAAAAAGCTTCTTTGCTGGAAATTAGTTTTGGACTTGGCAATTTATCTCTTGAAGATTTCGAAAATCAACTATCAACAATAACTGCATTCGACTCCTGA
- a CDS encoding sialidase family protein, whose translation MKIIKLILFVFFIFPTASRAQTPVFVSGTEGYKSFRIPAIVRTPNGDLLAFAEGRVAGSGDFGDIDIVMKRSKDKGKTWSASKVVAGYDSLQAGNAAPVMDLTDPAFPKGRLFLFYNTGNNHEGEVRKGKGLREVWYKTSTDAGLNWSDPVNITTQVHKPNQPQINPAYNFSEDWRSYANTPGHGMQLTEGTNRGRIYIAANHSQGNSKPKGADYQAHGYFSDDHGKTFKISETISIEGSNESTAAEISGGGIMFNARNQKGDVRARIVAVSKDGGVKWDTTYFDHNLPDPVCEGSILTIGKNKKKNILAFSNAADTQKRDNLTLRISFDDGKTWKKQYIIDKSRNGEKDYTAYSDIVKTAKNSIGVLYELNGYQSIVFKEVVWDSK comes from the coding sequence ATGAAAATCATAAAATTGATCTTATTTGTTTTTTTTATTTTTCCAACGGCAAGTCGTGCCCAAACTCCCGTTTTTGTTTCAGGCACAGAAGGATATAAGTCATTTCGTATACCAGCCATAGTGCGCACTCCGAACGGTGATCTTCTGGCATTTGCAGAGGGCAGGGTTGCGGGCAGCGGTGATTTTGGTGATATTGATATTGTGATGAAACGCAGTAAGGATAAGGGCAAAACCTGGTCTGCCTCAAAAGTAGTAGCGGGTTATGACAGTTTGCAGGCCGGAAATGCTGCTCCCGTCATGGATTTGACAGATCCGGCGTTTCCAAAGGGAAGACTTTTTCTTTTTTACAACACAGGAAACAATCATGAAGGGGAGGTGAGGAAGGGAAAGGGATTACGCGAGGTTTGGTACAAAACATCAACAGATGCCGGGCTGAACTGGTCGGATCCCGTCAATATTACCACTCAGGTTCACAAGCCTAATCAGCCACAAATAAATCCCGCCTATAATTTTAGCGAGGACTGGCGGAGTTATGCGAACACGCCTGGTCATGGAATGCAGCTCACAGAAGGCACTAACCGAGGGAGAATTTACATCGCGGCCAATCATTCGCAGGGAAATTCAAAACCCAAAGGTGCAGATTACCAGGCACATGGATATTTCAGTGACGACCACGGAAAAACTTTTAAAATCAGTGAAACAATTTCCATCGAAGGCTCCAATGAATCCACAGCGGCGGAAATTTCAGGCGGAGGAATTATGTTTAATGCACGTAATCAGAAAGGTGATGTGCGGGCAAGGATCGTGGCAGTCAGCAAGGACGGCGGTGTAAAATGGGACACAACCTATTTTGATCACAACTTACCCGATCCGGTTTGTGAGGGAAGTATCCTGACCATTGGCAAAAATAAGAAGAAAAATATTCTCGCTTTTTCAAATGCAGCAGACACGCAAAAAAGGGATAATCTCACCTTACGTATCAGCTTTGATGATGGTAAAACATGGAAAAAACAATATATCATTGACAAGAGCAGGAATGGAGAAAAGGATTATACGGCGTATTCAGATATTGTCAAAACTGCTAAAAATAGTATTGGGGTTTTATATGAGTTGAATGGCTACCAATCGATTGTTTTTAAGGAAGTTGTCTGGGATAGTAAATAA
- a CDS encoding DUF308 domain-containing protein, with amino-acid sequence MSSSSSFQESADSQSVETARALRRLYFMRAAFSVCWAILIGLFSAKSAGLATALLAFYPIWDVLGTIADIRANRNGASKTPQYLNAAISLITSIAVIIALQKGIPQTLIVFGAWAILTGLIQFILGLSRRKVLSGQWPMIISGAQSTIAGVSFIVLAHEPTQGITSLAGYALFGAFYYLLAGFRLNKTKTVSEA; translated from the coding sequence ATGTCATCTTCATCCTCTTTTCAAGAATCAGCAGACAGTCAGTCAGTTGAAACTGCCAGAGCGTTACGCAGATTATATTTCATGCGGGCCGCCTTTTCAGTATGCTGGGCCATACTTATTGGACTTTTTTCAGCAAAATCAGCAGGATTGGCTACTGCCCTACTCGCTTTTTACCCGATCTGGGATGTTTTAGGCACAATAGCCGATATCCGCGCTAATCGAAACGGTGCCTCAAAAACACCTCAGTATTTAAATGCAGCAATCAGTTTAATTACCTCCATAGCGGTGATAATAGCTTTGCAGAAAGGAATACCCCAAACATTGATAGTTTTTGGTGCATGGGCCATTCTTACAGGTCTGATCCAGTTTATCCTGGGATTAAGTCGCAGAAAAGTTTTGAGCGGTCAGTGGCCGATGATCATAAGCGGCGCACAGTCCACAATTGCCGGTGTCTCCTTCATCGTCTTAGCACATGAGCCAACCCAGGGAATTACAAGTTTGGCAGGATATGCGCTTTTTGGAGCTTTTTACTACCTGCTCGCGGGATTTCGGCTGAACAAAACAAAAACTGTTTCCGAGGCTTGA
- a CDS encoding sulfatase, producing MSRSFIFLLVFVLSVCCFSASADNKRNVLFIIVDDLRPALGCYGDKFAYTPNIDALAKTGTLFQRAYCQQAVCSPSRTSILTGLRPDETKIWGLKKPFRETIPDAVTLPQYFKNNGYITAEAGKIFHDPATHQHSASWSGPVFYNVTGNQKGHKYILDENLFSGKGAATERQVADDSAYIDGKVANASIQVLRQISQKPFFLAVGFRRPHLPFTAPDKYWQRFDQTKFPIPLRAYPKNAPAIAFHNSQELRGYADIPDQGSFSEELVRHLWQGYYASVSYTDAQIGKVLAELDRLNLRKNTIIVLLSDHGYHLGEQDQWCKSTNFENAVRVPLIISAPGTGKPSSSDAIVELIDLYPTITELCGLPQREILEGKSLTKLLKNPKARFKDFALSQFIRPYAALSNEDKIQTMGYTIRTDHYRYTEWYKFKTDSIIARELYDHHADPEENQNIEAATKKPLLDSLHNRLKQLVVKR from the coding sequence ATGTCCAGATCTTTTATATTTCTGCTGGTGTTTGTTTTGTCAGTTTGCTGCTTTTCGGCAAGTGCAGATAACAAACGAAATGTTTTATTTATTATCGTTGACGACCTGCGCCCAGCTTTGGGCTGCTATGGTGATAAATTTGCTTATACTCCCAATATCGATGCGCTGGCAAAAACGGGTACACTTTTCCAGCGGGCTTATTGTCAGCAGGCCGTATGTTCACCTTCAAGGACATCTATTCTGACCGGACTGAGACCCGACGAGACAAAAATATGGGGACTTAAAAAACCCTTTCGGGAAACAATTCCGGATGCCGTCACTTTGCCTCAGTATTTCAAAAATAATGGCTACATAACTGCTGAGGCAGGAAAAATATTTCATGATCCGGCAACACATCAGCACAGTGCTTCATGGTCGGGACCAGTGTTTTATAATGTAACAGGGAATCAAAAAGGTCACAAATATATTCTGGATGAAAACCTGTTTAGCGGAAAAGGTGCCGCCACCGAACGTCAGGTTGCTGACGACAGTGCTTACATCGATGGAAAAGTGGCAAATGCTTCCATTCAGGTACTTCGCCAAATTTCCCAAAAGCCTTTTTTCCTTGCCGTAGGATTTCGCCGGCCGCATTTGCCTTTTACCGCACCTGATAAATACTGGCAGCGTTTTGATCAAACAAAATTCCCGATTCCGTTAAGAGCATATCCAAAAAACGCCCCTGCGATTGCATTTCATAATTCACAAGAACTTCGTGGATATGCAGATATTCCCGACCAGGGATCTTTTTCCGAAGAACTGGTCAGACATTTATGGCAGGGATATTATGCTTCGGTGAGTTATACTGATGCGCAGATTGGTAAAGTATTGGCAGAACTTGACAGGCTCAATCTTCGTAAAAATACCATTATTGTCCTTTTATCCGATCACGGTTATCATCTGGGAGAACAGGATCAATGGTGTAAATCGACCAACTTTGAAAATGCGGTACGCGTGCCGCTGATTATCTCTGCGCCCGGCACTGGCAAACCGTCTTCCTCTGACGCAATCGTGGAATTGATAGATCTTTATCCAACGATAACTGAACTATGCGGACTTCCCCAGAGAGAAATTTTGGAAGGAAAAAGCCTTACTAAATTACTAAAAAATCCAAAAGCCAGGTTTAAAGATTTTGCATTAAGCCAGTTTATCCGGCCATATGCTGCTTTATCCAATGAAGATAAAATTCAGACCATGGGTTATACAATTCGCACAGATCATTATCGCTACACGGAATGGTATAAATTTAAAACGGACTCCATCATCGCACGTGAATTATATGACCATCACGCCGATCCGGAAGAAAACCAGAATATCGAAGCCGCAACTAAAAAACCACTGCTTGATTCCCTGCATAATCGGTTGAAACAGCTTGTTGTTAAACGTTGA
- a CDS encoding acyltransferase family protein — protein sequence MDTNKATANFLQTKQHFDILDGLRGVAALAVVTFHFMEWVYTDPGKNFIGHGFLAVDFFFCLSGFVIGYAYDDRVAKMGILNFFISRAIRLHPLVVAGSVLGLLAFLFDPFGGHPELYSTGKIILTFFCSIFLIPLPVISDRGFNLFSFNAPAWSLFWEYVANIVYAFLLYQIGRSYLLLLTLVSAVAICFVAYRSGNLLGGWSGPTLWDGCARVSYSFLAGLLIYRSNWIIKNKLGFFGLSLLLLLAFLLPSSTKWNWLSEPVVVLFYFPSLVALGAGAMLTPGLKKVCIFSGKISYPLYMTHYAVLWMFGNYYTAHKPGTSQLAVIIITGVILLVGAAYLVMVIYDIPLRHYLSSKRNERLAKQKAGGI from the coding sequence TTGGATACAAATAAAGCCACCGCAAATTTCCTGCAAACAAAACAGCATTTCGATATTCTCGACGGCCTAAGAGGCGTTGCTGCCCTGGCAGTTGTGACGTTTCATTTTATGGAATGGGTCTATACCGATCCAGGCAAGAACTTCATCGGACATGGTTTTCTGGCTGTGGATTTCTTTTTCTGCCTTTCGGGATTTGTGATCGGGTACGCCTACGATGACCGGGTAGCGAAAATGGGAATACTTAACTTTTTTATATCAAGGGCTATCAGGCTGCATCCATTGGTTGTTGCAGGATCAGTATTGGGTCTGCTGGCATTTTTATTCGATCCGTTCGGCGGTCATCCCGAATTGTACAGTACCGGAAAAATCATTTTGACTTTTTTCTGCTCGATATTTTTAATTCCCCTGCCCGTAATTTCCGATCGTGGTTTCAACCTGTTCAGCTTTAATGCACCTGCATGGTCGCTGTTTTGGGAATATGTTGCCAATATAGTTTATGCGTTTTTGCTTTATCAAATCGGCCGGAGTTACCTATTGCTGCTAACCTTGGTCTCGGCCGTAGCCATTTGTTTTGTCGCTTACCGTTCAGGAAATTTATTGGGTGGATGGAGTGGACCCACCCTTTGGGATGGATGTGCCCGGGTCTCCTATTCGTTCCTAGCAGGATTGCTTATTTATCGTTCCAATTGGATCATCAAAAACAAACTTGGATTTTTTGGCTTGTCTTTATTATTACTGCTGGCATTTTTATTGCCATCATCCACAAAATGGAACTGGCTATCAGAACCAGTCGTCGTACTATTTTACTTTCCATCACTGGTAGCTTTGGGTGCAGGCGCAATGTTAACACCAGGCTTAAAAAAGGTTTGCATCTTTTCAGGAAAGATCTCTTACCCTTTGTATATGACACATTATGCCGTCTTATGGATGTTCGGCAATTATTACACCGCCCATAAACCAGGCACTAGCCAACTCGCTGTTATTATCATTACCGGGGTGATTTTACTTGTTGGAGCAGCCTATTTGGTTATGGTAATTTACGATATTCCCCTGAGACATTATTTAAGCAGCAAACGCAATGAAAGGCTTGCAAAACAAAAAGCTGGCGGTATTTAG
- a CDS encoding TlpA disulfide reductase family protein, with protein MRKSVIFLIMSLFLSSYALAQSAEQIISAVRKSQESIKTISYKIVRHDTLVTGNQRTLTGHVKVRVDTSDHTFGFLFWAKEDSVKSQLVYNGNMSYATNDDQKAYSISTDRSSMKDILYSAGGRMVVTDMVKLDTSGTSGVSISQNKRFYYLTINYPDLTKYDVSKRHKTVTIDKTTMLPVAVRQHQETLDKVQDLTWNIQQIHLNDQELFYDFFNPDFVKTFTLKIPVVSQAHPLMALKGMQAPVFELRSFDNKPITLPETLGKILLLDFWEVWCGPCIESMPKVQHLYEKYKDKGLLVYGIINDISQLESSKKLIRKNPEIHFPMLVGNDTLKKDYQVNAVPEYVLIDRKGKITFIGLGYSENIESEIENVLNEN; from the coding sequence ATGCGAAAATCAGTTATTTTTTTAATAATGTCTTTGTTTTTGAGTTCTTATGCCCTGGCTCAATCAGCTGAACAAATCATCTCAGCAGTCAGAAAATCTCAGGAGTCGATTAAAACAATTTCTTACAAGATCGTACGTCATGATACCTTGGTAACCGGAAACCAAAGGACGCTCACCGGTCATGTAAAAGTACGTGTTGACACAAGTGATCATACTTTTGGATTTCTATTTTGGGCAAAAGAAGACAGTGTAAAAAGTCAGCTGGTATATAATGGAAATATGTCCTACGCAACAAATGACGATCAAAAAGCCTATTCTATTTCTACTGACAGATCTTCAATGAAGGACATTTTATACAGTGCCGGAGGGCGTATGGTTGTCACGGATATGGTAAAACTTGATACTTCTGGAACCAGCGGTGTAAGCATTTCACAAAATAAACGCTTTTATTATCTGACCATCAACTATCCGGACCTGACAAAATACGATGTAAGTAAACGGCACAAAACAGTCACGATTGACAAAACAACTATGCTGCCGGTAGCAGTAAGGCAGCACCAGGAAACTTTGGATAAGGTGCAGGATCTGACCTGGAATATCCAGCAGATTCACCTGAATGACCAGGAGTTGTTCTACGATTTTTTCAATCCAGATTTTGTGAAAACTTTCACGCTGAAAATCCCTGTCGTTTCGCAAGCACATCCGTTGATGGCTCTGAAAGGTATGCAGGCTCCCGTATTCGAGTTAAGATCTTTTGATAATAAACCGATTACCTTGCCAGAAACGCTTGGGAAAATATTGCTCCTGGATTTTTGGGAAGTTTGGTGCGGCCCATGCATTGAATCCATGCCCAAAGTCCAGCATCTTTATGAAAAGTATAAGGACAAAGGCCTGCTAGTTTATGGAATCATCAATGACATCAGCCAACTGGAATCCTCCAAAAAACTAATCCGCAAAAATCCGGAAATTCATTTTCCTATGCTCGTAGGTAATGATACGCTAAAAAAGGATTATCAGGTGAATGCGGTACCAGAGTATGTACTTATCGATAGAAAGGGAAAAATTACTTTTATTGGTTTGGGTTACTCTGAAAATATTGAATCCGAAATAGAAAACGTATTAAATGAAAACTAG